Sequence from the Fictibacillus arsenicus genome:
GGCAGTATTGATTGACAGAGGACACCGGGAACTGCCGATCAGAGCTGACTACGTTGGCAAAAACGTTCCAACTTCAAGTGAAGAAGTTATTTCTGCGTCACTGATCGAAGTGGACGGACTGGATGAAGTAGCAATCTCAACAAATAAATAATTGTCCCTTTAAATTCAGTCCAGAGAGGCTGGCAAGGGAGGTAATAAATCGCGTGCAGCACAGAAAGACCTGTGTGCGCGTGTGCCTCCACGGCCTCTTTTGCTAAAGCAAGAGAGGTTTTTTAATGGAAAGAATGCTTTTTTAAAATGGGAGGTAATTAATATGGATAACAATACAAAAGCAATTTTAGATGTACATGAAAAACCATCACCGGTTCAATGGCTTACATTAAGCCTGCAGCACTTATTCGCTATGTTTGGTGCAACAGTGCTTGTACCGTTCTTAGTTGGACTTCATCCTGGAGTCGCGCTAGTTTCAAGCGGACTTGCAACGCTTGCGTATCTTTTAGTAACAAGAGGTCAGATTCCCGCTTACCTCGGATCGAGCTTCGCTTTTATAACGCCGATTTTAACTGTAAAAGCTTTTGGCGGTCCTGAAGCAGCAATGCTCGGAAGCTTTCTTGCAGGTCTTGTATACGGAGTAGTCGCACTGCTCATTAAAGGCTTCGGTTTTAAATGGCTGATGCGCATTCTGCCTCCAGTAGTAGTCGGACCAGTAATTATCGTAATCGGACTTGGACTTGCAAACGTTGCTGTAGGAATGGCAATGAACCTGCCTGGAACTGAAGAATACAGCTTAACACATTTTACAGTCGCACTATTTACACTGGCAGTGACAATCATTTGCTCCATCTTTTTTAGAGGAATCTTAGGAATTATTCCAATCTTAATAGGGATCATCGCTGGATATACATTTGCCTACTTTAGAGGATTGGTTGACTTTACCAAAGTAGCTGAAGCGAATTGGATTCAAGCTCCTGATTTCATCGTACCGTTCGTAACGTACACTCCTGACTTTTCTTGGAGTATCGCGATGATTATGATGCCTGTCGCAGCAGTAACGATTGCTGAACACATCGGACATCAGCTTGTATTATCTAAAGTGGTTGGACGCAATTTTATTGAAAAGCCAGGGCTTCATCGTTCCATTTTAGGAGACGGACTTGGAGTCATGATCGGCTCCATGATCGGTGGACCGCCAGTAACGACTTATGGTGAGAACATTGGAGTATTAGCAATCACTCGAGTCTACTCGGTATTCGTAATAGGAGGCGCTGCAGTGACAGCCATCCTGTTCGGATTCTCCGGAAAAGTAACAGCCTTAATCAGCACGATTCCAACTGCTGTAATGGGAGGAGTATCAATCCTGCTGTTTGGTATCATCGCTTCATCTGGATTAAGAATGCTTGTAGATAACAACATCGACTTTGGAAATAAAAGAAACCTGATAATCTCATCTGTAATTCTTGTAACAGGAATTGGAGGAGCGGCACTTAAGATTAATGCAAACTTTGAGATTGCTGGAATGGCACTCGCTACATTAATCGGTATCTTTTTGAACCTGGTACTGCCAGGCAAAGAAGATGATAATGACTTAATGAATAAGATGTTTAAAACGAACGGTAACGATACAGCTGCATAATACACCTTTTAATTAAGTACGAGAGACTTAAAAGGGTGGACATTAATAAAAGAACTTTGATTCTTTTGTTAAGGGCACCCTGAAAAAACTTTCAGGGTGCTATTTTTATGTAAAAGGAGAGTTTTGGATGAATCATCTGCTATCAATGAATGAATTGTCTATTGAAGACATCCAGTACATTTTAAATCTTGCTGAAGAATTTAAAGGCGGTAAACAAGAAAAAGCTTTTGACCAGAAGCTGATCGCAAATTTATTTTTTGAGCCAAGTACTAGAACAAGGTTTAGTTTTGAAGCTGCTGAACACAAGCTTGGTATGAAGCCTATGAATGTTGAAGTGAGCGGTTCAAGTGTTCAAAAAGGAGAAACGCTTTATGACACATTAAGAACACTTGAGGAAATCGGAGTTTCAGGGTTCGTGATCAGGCATCCCGAAGACCGCTATTTTGATGGCTTAGCTGAAAAAATAAACGTGCCGATCATCAATGCAGGTGATGGATGCGGCAATCATCCGACACAATCACTTTTAGATCTATTAACAATTCAACAAGAATTCATCGTAATACAGGGTTTAACTGTGGTCATTGTGGGAGATATTCTTCACAGCCGAGTTGCCCGGTCTAATGCGGAAGTTCTTCGCAAAATGGGTGCAAGAGTGCTGTTTTCTGGTCCTGAGGAATGGTTTGTAGATGAATGGAAAGAAGATTTTATTCCGATGGATGAAGCAGTTGAAGCGGCTGATGTAGTAATGATGCTAAGAATTCAGCATGAAAGGCACAGCGCAAGCATGTTGCTGACAAAGGAAGATTATCACCAGCAATATGGTTTAACGATCGAACGTGAAA
This genomic interval carries:
- a CDS encoding aspartate carbamoyltransferase catalytic subunit; this encodes MNHLLSMNELSIEDIQYILNLAEEFKGGKQEKAFDQKLIANLFFEPSTRTRFSFEAAEHKLGMKPMNVEVSGSSVQKGETLYDTLRTLEEIGVSGFVIRHPEDRYFDGLAEKINVPIINAGDGCGNHPTQSLLDLLTIQQEFIVIQGLTVVIVGDILHSRVARSNAEVLRKMGARVLFSGPEEWFVDEWKEDFIPMDEAVEAADVVMMLRIQHERHSASMLLTKEDYHQQYGLTIEREKRMKDHSIIMHPAPVNRGVEIADELVECERSRIFKQVQNGVYIRMAVLNWTLKTNQEAVNNGLFIEKR
- a CDS encoding solute carrier family 23 protein → MDNNTKAILDVHEKPSPVQWLTLSLQHLFAMFGATVLVPFLVGLHPGVALVSSGLATLAYLLVTRGQIPAYLGSSFAFITPILTVKAFGGPEAAMLGSFLAGLVYGVVALLIKGFGFKWLMRILPPVVVGPVIIVIGLGLANVAVGMAMNLPGTEEYSLTHFTVALFTLAVTIICSIFFRGILGIIPILIGIIAGYTFAYFRGLVDFTKVAEANWIQAPDFIVPFVTYTPDFSWSIAMIMMPVAAVTIAEHIGHQLVLSKVVGRNFIEKPGLHRSILGDGLGVMIGSMIGGPPVTTYGENIGVLAITRVYSVFVIGGAAVTAILFGFSGKVTALISTIPTAVMGGVSILLFGIIASSGLRMLVDNNIDFGNKRNLIISSVILVTGIGGAALKINANFEIAGMALATLIGIFLNLVLPGKEDDNDLMNKMFKTNGNDTAA